GAAACCGGGGGAGTAAGATTTATGGTACCTGCTACAAATGCATGCAGTGTTTTAAAGAAAGGACAGCGCATTAGTTGTGAAGAGTGCGGAATCACCTTTGAAGTCGTAAGCGAGTGCAGCGGATGTGGAGATGATTGTGAAATCACACTCAACTGTTGTGGAAAAGAGATGAAACTGACTGAAGGTTAAGCCTTTACTATCCTTTTTATTTTTTAAACTTAAAAAAAGTCCTTTTCTTATCTGACAAGCTTTTCTTTCAACCTGCCGTAGGAATTTACGTATATCTCAATAAGGTCCGGATCAGGAGTTTCTTTTCCTGAACGACCGGCTATGCACACATTCAGGTTTCCAGATCTTTTCGATGTTTTGCTTATACCGTTTTTCAGGGTCATAATATCAAAATGTGACCTTTCAAAATCAGAATAAACGTCTGCAAAGATATCGTTTTGAATATCATACAGCAGAAGCACTCCACTTGAAACATTTCCGTAGAACTTTACCTTTTCATATGTTTCTTTTTTTATCCTTGAGCTTTCCCCGTGTAATAAAAGGCTTTGCAGATCCACTATTACACTGAACTCATCTTTTGTTTTAAGACCCGGGGGCAACATATCAGGTGCCAGTAATTCGTACCGTGTTCCGAGCTCATCCAGCTCCTTTACAATATCCGACCTCTTTTCGTTTATGACAATAAGACGCTCTATATCACTGTCTTTTCCAAGCAACTGAGAGATTTCCTTTGCGAAAGCCTCACAGCCGATTATGCTCATTAGCGGCATTTACATTGCTCCTGCAGCACTTATTAAGGAACCTGGCATGAACCCGAAAACAGCTCTCAGACAACTCCCGGATAATAGAAAGAGTATCAAAAGTACGAAAGCTTTCCATTTTACTATACATCTGCTACTTCCCCATAAGAAATGGGGTTTAAGGTAGTATATAAAATCACCGAATTTTTCCCGCTTCAAAATGAAAGAACAATCATTCGGATAAGGTCAATCGAGAAAGTAACAGAACAGTAGCAGGTACAAACGATACTTTTATAACAAATACGCGTCACTATATTTACAATTCTCTGAGACATGGAACTCAGGAGAAGCAAAATCAGTGACACGTTAATTTGGAATTGAATTTGCGGTGAACCTGATGGTTCTTGAATTAAACAAATCGGGTTCAGCTTAAAAAGGCGTATTCATGCCACAAAGAAAAAAAGTGCTCAATAATGGAACGTTCTACGGATAGTTTTTAAGTGGAGTTTTGCCTAAGTGCTTGCATAACGTATCCGTCATCAGCAACGACCTAAAAAGAAGCATTTGGAGTTACAGGCAGGATTACGGAGAGATCAGATGAACGAAGTAGTGTTTGGAGTAAAAGACGACAAGCAACTGATATATCTTCCAGAGAAATGTATCGGTTGTGGAACGTGTACCATGGCATGTCCTAAGAGTTCTTTAGTTATCGGTTCAGTCGGAGCCGTAGCCAGGGGACTTATAGACAAGGACTTCCTCGAAAACCAGGAAGAACTCTGCATTTTATGCGGAATTTGTGCAAAGACATGCCCCACTGGCGCACTTGAACTGAGACAGGCTGGAAAGTCTGTAAATGACAACAGCTACATCAGTGTTGCTCTTAAGGAAACAACTGTCAACGACAACTGTGTACACTGTGGTCTCTGTGAACAGATATGTCCGCAGGGATGCATCGAGGTCAAGCAGTGGCTTTCAGATGATGGAAGCGCAAGTGTTGATGGTGAGACAGTTATAAACAACGATTGCTGTATCCACTGTGGGTGGTGTATGGAAGTCTGTCCTGTTGATGCGATTGCCGTGGAAAAGCCATTCCAGGGTACCTGGCACAGGGACGAGGACACCTGTACAGCATGCAGAACATGTGTGGACACCTGCCCATGTAATGCACTTTTCAATCCTGACTGGGAAGCAGGCCAGAGAGTGGACAAGGTCGCACAGCGTGCTGATGCATGTATATACTGTGGTGCCTGTGATGTGTGCTGCCCGGTAGATGCAATAACAGTTAACAAGACAGCTATCGTACCTGAAGTCGAAAAGAAAGGACTCCTTGAGAAGAAACTTCTTAACAAAGATGTACCAAGGCCGACGCTTACATCCGTACTGGAGACCGACGAAGAGGCATGCCTTGGTTGCGGAAACTGTGTAATAGTATGTCCTGTGAATGCAACCGACGGAGAGGTCGGAGCCGGTTACCTCAACGAAGTTGACGGCAAGAAGCTCCTTGAGGTCAGAAACGGTACGGTCAAGGTAGTTGACCAGGAAATCTGTGGTTCTGACGGAGCTTGTGCCATGATATGCCCTGTAGATGCTATCAAACTCGTGAGGAGGGAGTTATAAAATGGCTGGAACAATTGCAATTAAGAATGGTTATGTTTACGATCCCCTGAACGAAGTCAATGGGGAAAAAATGGACATCTTCATCAGGAACGGTAAAGTTGTTACCGAACTTACCGCATCCGAGCTGAAAGATGCCAAGGAAATCGATGCATCCGGCAAGACCGTAATGCCGGGTGGTGTGGACTCACACTCACACGTCGCCGGAGCAAAGGTCAACGGCGGTAGGATGATGAGGCCTGAGGACCACTACAAATTCTACCAGAAGAAGACACCTATCGCACACTCAGGATGCGGATACAGTGTTCCTTCAGTATACCTCGGAGGATATGAATACTCCAAGATGGGATACACAACTGTCTTCGAGGCAGCTGTCCCGCCAATGGAAGCACGCCACACCCACGAGGAAATGCGCTCAACCCCAATGCTGGACATGGGCGGATACCTTGTACTGGGTAACAATTGGTTCCTTATGAGATACCTCAAGGAAGGAGACATCGAGAAGGCTGCAGCATACATTGCCTGGATGATGAAGACCCACAAGACCTACGGTATAAAATGTGTCAACCCTGCCGGTGTAGAGAACTGGGGATGGGGAGAGAACGTAGGAGCTCTTGATCAGGCAAACATCCACTTCGAGGTCACACCAGAGGAGATCATAAAAGGACTCACAGAGCTTAACGAGATGCTCGGATTCCCGATGCCAGTGCACCTGCACGCAAACAACCTCGGACACCCCGGATGCTGGGAGATCACAAGGGACTCACTCAAGATTCCAAAGCCTGTCAAGGCAAGGCCAAACACCAATGTCGAGTGGGCAGAGACAAAGATGAAGCCACAGAGGCATGAGTCCGTATACCTTACACACTGTCAGTTCAACGCATTCGGCGGAACATCCTGGAGAGACTTCGAATCCGGAGTCAAGGGAATCACCGACTACGTGAACAGCCACGACCACGTTGTAATGGACAGCGGATGTGTACCATTCGGTGACGCAACGGTTATGACCGGTGACGGTCCTGCGATCCACGACCTCTACGTACTTACCGGACACAAGTGGTCCAACACGGATGTAGAGTGTGAGTGTGGTTCAGGAGTACTTCCGTTCACATACCTGAAGAGCAACCCTGTACACAGTGTACAGTGGGCAATGGGTCTTGAGACACTGCTCTACGTCAAGGACGCATGGAAGAGTATCATGACAACCGACAGCCCCAACGGCGGACCATTCATCAAATACCCACAGGTAATTGCATGGCTGATGTCCAACAAGGCAAGACAGGACACCTTTGCAGAATGCCACAAGTGGGCACAGGACAGGTCTGGACTGGCTGCCGAGACAAGGGAGATGGACCTCAACGAGATTGCCATTGTCACCCGTGCAAATGCTGCAAGGACAATCGGTCTTGCACACAGCAAGGGAACACTCGCAGTTGGTGCTGACGGAGATGTCGCAATATATGACCTTGATCCAAAGGCACTCGAAGTAAGTGACTATGAGAGCATCATAAGGGCCTTTGAGAACGCAGCATACACCGTCAAGGGCGGTGAGGTCGTATCCCAGAAGGGTGAGATCGTTGCGATCCCCGAGAAGAAGACCTACTACAGTGATATCGCAATCAGCGCTGAGGATGAGAAGAACATGCTCAACGACGTGAAGGACTGGTTCAAGTACTACACCATCGGATTCAACAACTATCCGACACCTGACAAGTACCTTGCAAACCCAACCCCGATCAAGATAGACGCAGAGGTGTGATTTCATGGCAGAAGTAACTCTTAAACCAACAGGAAACTTTGACCTGACAGTTGAGGCTGAAACCATCACACCTGACAACTTTGCAGGTAAGACCGCAGAGGAGATCGGTAAAATACTCGTCTGGCAGGGACCGGAGGAATATCCTCTTGCCAATTATTTTGATGTCAAGGGCGATGGCGGGTCAAGTGCTGAGGATACCACCATTGTAGTTGACGGTGACGTACCAAGAATCAAGCGCATCGGTGAAGGCATGACAGCCGGAAAGATCCTCATCAAGGGCTCAACCGGCATGCATGTTGGTGCTGAGATGGCCGGCGGCGAGATCGTTGTGGAAGGAGACGCAGGTTCATGGGCCGGTATGGAAATGAAAGGCGGTCTGCTTCACATTAAAGGAAACACACATGATCACCTCGGTTCCGCATACAGAGGTAGCTGGAACGGTATGACCGGCGGACGCATAGTCGTTGGCGGCGATGCCATAAACCAGGTAGGCGGCGGAATGAGCGGAGGAGAGATCATCATAGAAGGAAATGTAAAGCACTTCTGTGGAATCCGCATAAACGGCGGCCTTATCGTTGTAAAAGGAAACGCTCACAGAACAGTCGGAGCAGAGATGACCGGCGGCACCATCGTTATCGGAGGTAACATTGAAAGGTTCACCCCGGGATTCGAGCTGGAAGATGTCGAAGCTGATATCAAGTTCGAGGACATCGCGTGCACCGGCGAATACAAGAAGTTCACAGGTGACTACGCCATCCCGCAGAAAGGAAAAGGCACATTGTACGTGTCCTGTGCAAACAACGAGTGTCTCTGAGGTGATATTCATGCAAGCATTACTCAATACAGGAAGTACTATCAACGAAGGAAGACTTGCCAAGGGCGGTAACAAGTACTCCGACGAATACACAAAGGAATGTGGTGTCTGCTGGATGTGTGCAGAGGACTATGCAGCCCTCGGATGCCCGGAAAAGGTGTCAGTTACATCCAGGGACGGAAAACATACAATTGCAGTTTACCCGAAGGTTACAGAGGCAATGAGACCGGGCCAGGTTTTCATACCAAGATCCATCTGGGCCAATGTAGTCGTCGAACCTGACACATTCTCCACGGGTTCACCACGTTACAAGGGAAGCCCCGTCACTGTTGAACCTACAGATGAAGAGGTACTCAGCGCCGAGGAAGTTGTCCTGAAGCTGTACATGGGAGGTGAATAAAATGGTGTACAAGAACATCATCTGTCCGGTTTGCGGAGGTTCATGTGACGACGTTCAGGTAGATCTGGATGTCAAGAACCAGACAATCGACGTGCAGAATGCATGTAAGATGGGTAACGCCAAGTTCCAGGAAGTCGTAAGCCACCACAGGCTCTTAAAACCCACGATCAGGGAGAACGGAAAGGTAAAGGATGTCAGCTGGGAAGAGGCACTTGATAAGGCGGCAGAACTCCTGGCAAACTCAAAGCGTCCGCTCTTCTTCCTCGGAAGTGAGACATCCTGTGAAGCTCAGGAAGTAGGTATGCACATTGCCGAGTATCTTGGCGGTGCA
The window above is part of the Methanolobus zinderi genome. Proteins encoded here:
- a CDS encoding formylmethanofuran dehydrogenase subunit A encodes the protein MAGTIAIKNGYVYDPLNEVNGEKMDIFIRNGKVVTELTASELKDAKEIDASGKTVMPGGVDSHSHVAGAKVNGGRMMRPEDHYKFYQKKTPIAHSGCGYSVPSVYLGGYEYSKMGYTTVFEAAVPPMEARHTHEEMRSTPMLDMGGYLVLGNNWFLMRYLKEGDIEKAAAYIAWMMKTHKTYGIKCVNPAGVENWGWGENVGALDQANIHFEVTPEEIIKGLTELNEMLGFPMPVHLHANNLGHPGCWEITRDSLKIPKPVKARPNTNVEWAETKMKPQRHESVYLTHCQFNAFGGTSWRDFESGVKGITDYVNSHDHVVMDSGCVPFGDATVMTGDGPAIHDLYVLTGHKWSNTDVECECGSGVLPFTYLKSNPVHSVQWAMGLETLLYVKDAWKSIMTTDSPNGGPFIKYPQVIAWLMSNKARQDTFAECHKWAQDRSGLAAETREMDLNEIAIVTRANAARTIGLAHSKGTLAVGADGDVAIYDLDPKALEVSDYESIIRAFENAAYTVKGGEVVSQKGEIVAIPEKKTYYSDIAISAEDEKNMLNDVKDWFKYYTIGFNNYPTPDKYLANPTPIKIDAEV
- a CDS encoding formylmethanofuran dehydrogenase subunit C, with the translated sequence MAEVTLKPTGNFDLTVEAETITPDNFAGKTAEEIGKILVWQGPEEYPLANYFDVKGDGGSSAEDTTIVVDGDVPRIKRIGEGMTAGKILIKGSTGMHVGAEMAGGEIVVEGDAGSWAGMEMKGGLLHIKGNTHDHLGSAYRGSWNGMTGGRIVVGGDAINQVGGGMSGGEIIIEGNVKHFCGIRINGGLIVVKGNAHRTVGAEMTGGTIVIGGNIERFTPGFELEDVEADIKFEDIACTGEYKKFTGDYAIPQKGKGTLYVSCANNECL
- a CDS encoding 4Fe-4S binding protein yields the protein MNEVVFGVKDDKQLIYLPEKCIGCGTCTMACPKSSLVIGSVGAVARGLIDKDFLENQEELCILCGICAKTCPTGALELRQAGKSVNDNSYISVALKETTVNDNCVHCGLCEQICPQGCIEVKQWLSDDGSASVDGETVINNDCCIHCGWCMEVCPVDAIAVEKPFQGTWHRDEDTCTACRTCVDTCPCNALFNPDWEAGQRVDKVAQRADACIYCGACDVCCPVDAITVNKTAIVPEVEKKGLLEKKLLNKDVPRPTLTSVLETDEEACLGCGNCVIVCPVNATDGEVGAGYLNEVDGKKLLEVRNGTVKVVDQEICGSDGACAMICPVDAIKLVRREL
- a CDS encoding molybdopterin dinucleotide binding domain-containing protein gives rise to the protein MQALLNTGSTINEGRLAKGGNKYSDEYTKECGVCWMCAEDYAALGCPEKVSVTSRDGKHTIAVYPKVTEAMRPGQVFIPRSIWANVVVEPDTFSTGSPRYKGSPVTVEPTDEEVLSAEEVVLKLYMGGE